Proteins from one Chroococcidiopsis sp. CCMEE 29 genomic window:
- a CDS encoding sulfurtransferase, whose product MTHYAHPEALIDTQWLANHLNDSNLRVVEVDMSPDPYKDAHIPGAVFWNISADLLLPDLRMNLNATAVEKLLSRSGITNEMTVVAYGSYPGTGAWIFWLLKLFGHQDVRVLNGGHQKWIAEGRPVTTELSTFAPTQYCAKPLDVNLRVLHEEVQVSINRPEQVILDVRTIQEYRGEHFLMKPPQGMERAGHISGSVHVEHLLTLNEDGTFKSFDELQALYSSKGVTSDKEVFPYCAIGGRSGCTWFVLKYLLGYPKVRNYDGSWNEWSRLPNVPIEK is encoded by the coding sequence ATGACTCATTATGCTCATCCTGAAGCCCTAATCGATACACAGTGGCTTGCCAATCATCTCAATGATTCCAATCTCCGTGTCGTGGAAGTTGATATGAGTCCAGATCCATATAAGGATGCTCATATTCCGGGTGCTGTGTTCTGGAATATCTCTGCTGACCTGCTCCTACCGGATCTCCGCATGAATCTTAACGCAACGGCTGTCGAAAAACTGCTCTCACGGTCTGGCATTACGAACGAGATGACGGTTGTTGCCTATGGTAGTTACCCTGGAACCGGAGCCTGGATCTTCTGGCTATTGAAATTGTTTGGACATCAAGATGTAAGAGTTCTGAATGGCGGACATCAAAAGTGGATAGCAGAAGGTCGTCCAGTGACAACAGAATTATCAACTTTCGCACCGACCCAGTACTGTGCAAAACCACTCGATGTCAATTTGCGGGTATTGCATGAGGAGGTTCAGGTATCAATTAATCGTCCTGAGCAGGTGATACTGGATGTTCGTACCATTCAAGAATACCGAGGCGAACATTTCCTGATGAAGCCGCCACAAGGAATGGAACGGGCAGGGCACATTTCAGGCTCGGTTCACGTTGAACATCTACTCACGCTGAACGAAGATGGAACCTTCAAGTCATTTGACGAATTGCAGGCACTCTACAGTAGCAAGGGCGTTACGTCTGATAAAGAGGTGTTTCCCTACTGTGCAATTGGTGGGCGATCAGGCTGCACTTGGTTTGTTTTGAAATATTTGCTGGGCTATCCCAAAGTTCGTAACTATGATGGTTCATGGAATGAGTGGAGTCGTCTGCCCAACGTACCGATTGAAAAATAA
- a CDS encoding DapH/DapD/GlmU-related protein: MMTLGLWQQIKEDWEAHGRDWTKPGFRAVAVQRLGVWRMTIKSKLLRAPFSILYRALYRKIRNVYGIDLPYTVRLGRRVIIEHQGAIVIHGYCWIGDDSIIRQGVTLGNRHLDRRFEAPKLGDRVNVGAGAKILGGVNIGDDVNIGANAVVLSDIPSGKTAVGIPAKIIKSTNLENNASIESLL, encoded by the coding sequence ATGATGACCTTGGGGCTCTGGCAACAGATTAAAGAAGACTGGGAAGCTCATGGACGTGATTGGACCAAGCCTGGATTTCGGGCAGTGGCTGTTCAGCGTTTGGGTGTTTGGAGAATGACAATCAAGTCCAAACTGCTTCGGGCTCCATTCAGCATTCTCTATCGGGCGTTGTATCGCAAGATCCGAAACGTCTATGGAATTGATTTGCCTTACACGGTTAGGCTGGGCCGCCGCGTGATTATTGAACATCAGGGGGCAATCGTGATTCATGGGTATTGTTGGATTGGAGACGATAGTATCATCCGTCAAGGAGTTACCCTGGGGAATCGTCACCTGGATCGTCGGTTTGAGGCACCGAAATTAGGCGATCGCGTTAATGTGGGTGCTGGAGCGAAGATCCTTGGTGGTGTGAATATTGGAGATGATGTGAACATTGGTGCCAACGCTGTGGTTCTGTCAGACATTCCTTCGGGTAAAACTGCAGTTGGTATACCTGCCAAAATTATCAAATCTACAAATCTTGAAAATAACGCTTCTATCGAAAGCCTACTCTAA
- a CDS encoding 2OG-Fe(II) oxygenase, with product MTSLNALSLPSTAAMLKATESLLPKLPAFPDQRSGFDAHVSQADILDYPDLFLWGLEERLLDIVECHIGLPIAFNDIHIRKDFANGLKAGSRLWHVDSYDRCILRIIIYLRDVSDTDGPFEYVSRRTTKLAVPILEQFGTIPDGVIERFVSPSDVKPCLGPAGTVIFAATSNILHHGTVPITSNRYTLIFNYNSRQPKRAEEARPKAPRDRLIHIASQFSQRQRECLLWE from the coding sequence ATGACTTCCCTGAATGCTTTATCCCTTCCTTCCACAGCAGCAATGCTCAAAGCAACTGAAAGTTTGTTGCCTAAACTGCCAGCATTCCCCGATCAACGATCTGGTTTTGATGCCCATGTCAGCCAAGCAGACATCCTGGATTACCCTGACCTATTCCTGTGGGGACTCGAAGAGCGATTGCTGGATATTGTAGAGTGTCACATAGGTCTTCCCATCGCATTTAACGACATACACATCCGCAAAGATTTTGCAAATGGGCTGAAGGCAGGCTCAAGGCTGTGGCATGTAGATTCCTATGATCGCTGTATCCTTAGAATCATCATCTATCTAAGAGATGTCAGTGATACAGATGGTCCCTTCGAGTACGTCTCAAGGCGAACAACTAAGTTAGCTGTGCCAATCCTTGAACAATTCGGTACCATTCCGGATGGGGTGATTGAACGATTTGTATCTCCATCCGATGTGAAGCCTTGTTTAGGACCTGCGGGTACGGTTATCTTTGCTGCTACAAGCAACATCCTCCACCACGGTACTGTGCCCATTACATCTAACAGGTATACCTTGATTTTTAACTATAACTCTAGGCAACCAAAAAGAGCGGAGGAAGCACGACCCAAAGCACCCAGAGATAGATTAATTCATATTGCAAGTCAATTTTCTCAACGTCAAAGGGAGTGCCTGCTTTGGGAATAG
- a CDS encoding glycosyltransferase family 2 protein gives MFDATEPDSLSLLTVVILNYRTPSLTIDCLRSLVGEVRSLPGTRVVVADNASGDGSVEQIAAAIEAEGWGEWASLMPLERNGGYAFGNNAVIRVALHSTNPPPYFLLLNPDTIVRPGALQVLVDFMDEHPDVGIAGSRLEDPDGTSQRSAFRFHSVLSELNFGLRLGVVSKLLSKWVVAPPVSEETCQTDWVAGASMIVRREVFESVGLLDEQYFMYFEEVDFCLKANKSGWSCWYVPQSRVVHLVGQSSGVTDTKRSPRRLPTYWFDSRRRYFLKNHGWLYAAIADTAWVFGLVLWRWRRVIQRKPDLDPPKLLSDLLLNSVFLKGGQV, from the coding sequence ATGTTTGACGCAACCGAGCCAGATAGTCTATCTCTTTTAACTGTAGTCATCCTTAACTATCGAACGCCCAGCCTGACGATTGACTGCTTGCGCTCCTTGGTGGGTGAAGTGCGATCGCTACCAGGTACTCGTGTTGTAGTTGCTGACAATGCTTCTGGCGATGGGTCAGTTGAACAAATTGCAGCTGCGATTGAAGCCGAGGGCTGGGGTGAGTGGGCATCGCTGATGCCATTAGAGCGCAACGGCGGATACGCCTTTGGTAACAACGCCGTGATTCGTGTGGCGCTACACTCAACCAATCCACCCCCCTATTTTCTATTGCTCAACCCAGACACAATTGTTCGTCCCGGTGCCCTACAGGTACTAGTAGATTTCATGGATGAACATCCCGACGTAGGAATTGCTGGCAGCCGCTTGGAAGACCCTGACGGCACATCACAGCGCTCAGCTTTTCGCTTCCATAGTGTACTGAGCGAGCTTAATTTCGGCTTGCGTCTTGGAGTGGTATCGAAGTTATTGTCGAAGTGGGTAGTTGCGCCTCCTGTTTCCGAAGAAACCTGTCAAACTGATTGGGTGGCTGGAGCAAGTATGATTGTTCGCCGTGAAGTGTTTGAGTCAGTGGGCTTGCTGGACGAGCAATATTTCATGTATTTCGAGGAGGTAGACTTTTGCCTCAAGGCTAATAAATCAGGTTGGTCCTGCTGGTACGTGCCTCAGAGCCGAGTTGTGCATCTTGTCGGGCAAAGTTCAGGGGTGACCGACACCAAACGCTCACCTAGGCGTTTACCCACATACTGGTTTGATTCAAGGCGACGATACTTTCTCAAGAACCACGGTTGGCTATATGCAGCCATAGCTGATACAGCCTGGGTTTTTGGTTTGGTGTTATGGAGGTGGAGGCGGGTAATTCAACGTAAGCCAGACCTTGATCCGCCAAAGCTCCTCAGTGATTTACTGCTTAACAGCGTGTTCCTTAAAGGAGGACAGGTGTGA
- a CDS encoding DUF6220 domain-containing protein, with product MPSFSNPSDAIANQATDRTQFLSQPAVIGFYIISVLFNLCLTAQLLTVGLAHFYNPVWWRTHVWLVRGYSGLSLILLAWVYWVPFPKRVRTLTVSLPILLGLQFLTIHVQTPLPFPLAIVHPLIGFALFSASTTLVHYVWRILLPSQDKSQPNSI from the coding sequence ATGCCCTCTTTTTCAAACCCATCAGATGCGATCGCAAATCAAGCAACAGACAGAACTCAGTTTCTATCGCAGCCAGCAGTAATCGGCTTTTACATCATTTCAGTACTGTTTAACCTCTGCCTAACTGCCCAGTTGCTTACTGTTGGACTTGCTCACTTTTATAACCCTGTTTGGTGGAGAACTCACGTTTGGCTCGTGCGGGGATATAGCGGGCTGTCCCTCATTCTACTGGCATGGGTATATTGGGTTCCATTTCCTAAGCGAGTACGAACCCTCACAGTGAGTTTGCCTATCTTGCTGGGGCTGCAATTCTTGACCATTCATGTGCAAACTCCGCTGCCATTTCCCTTAGCCATTGTTCACCCCTTAATCGGGTTTGCCCTATTTTCTGCATCTACAACGCTAGTGCATTACGTGTGGCGCATTTTATTGCCCAGTCAAGACAAAAGCCAACCCAATTCTATTTAG
- the mnmE gene encoding tRNA uridine-5-carboxymethylaminomethyl(34) synthesis GTPase MnmE, translated as MSEMSITGGTIAAIATAIVPQQGSVGIVRVSGPEAIAIAHSLFHAPGRQVWESHRILYGYIQHPQTKQPIDEALLLIMKAPRSYTREDVVEFHCHGGIIAVQQVLQLCLEQGARLAQPGEFTLRAFLNGRLDLTQAESIADLVGARSPQAAQTALAGLQGKLAHPIRHLRARCLEILAEIEARIDFEEDIPPLDDNEIKAQIGQLLAEVSKIITTSDKGELLRTGLKVAIVGRPNVGKSSLLNAWSQCDRAIVTDLPGTTRDVVESQLVVGGIPVQVLDTAGIRQTEDQVEKIGVERSLCSAQAADLVLLTIDASTDWTEADREIYEQVKHRPVILVINKIDLRVPEWVQYPAEISCVVTTAAALNKGIEGLEQAILETVQAGKVQAADMDLAINQRQAAALTRAKTSLEQVQVTIAQQLPLDFWTIDLRGVIQALAEITGEEVTESVLDRIFSRFCIGK; from the coding sequence ATGTCCGAGATGTCTATAACAGGTGGAACCATAGCCGCGATCGCTACCGCTATTGTGCCGCAACAGGGTAGTGTGGGGATTGTGCGCGTATCAGGACCGGAAGCAATCGCGATCGCCCATAGTCTCTTCCATGCTCCGGGTCGTCAAGTTTGGGAAAGTCACCGCATACTCTACGGTTATATTCAGCATCCCCAGACAAAACAGCCGATCGATGAGGCGCTGTTGCTGATCATGAAAGCTCCGCGCTCCTATACCCGTGAAGATGTGGTGGAATTCCATTGCCACGGCGGGATTATAGCGGTACAGCAGGTGTTGCAGCTGTGTTTAGAACAAGGGGCAAGGTTAGCCCAGCCAGGAGAGTTTACACTCCGAGCGTTTTTGAATGGGCGGCTGGATTTAACTCAAGCGGAAAGTATTGCTGATTTAGTAGGAGCGCGATCGCCTCAAGCGGCTCAAACTGCCTTAGCTGGTTTGCAGGGAAAATTAGCTCACCCTATCCGTCACTTACGTGCCAGATGCTTAGAGATCCTGGCAGAAATTGAAGCCCGAATTGACTTTGAGGAAGACATACCCCCGTTAGATGATAATGAGATTAAAGCACAAATTGGGCAATTATTAGCAGAAGTCAGCAAAATAATCACCACATCTGACAAGGGCGAACTGCTACGGACTGGGTTGAAAGTGGCAATAGTAGGGCGACCGAACGTAGGGAAATCGAGTTTATTGAATGCTTGGAGTCAATGCGATCGCGCCATTGTTACCGACTTACCTGGTACTACCCGCGATGTAGTGGAATCTCAGCTCGTGGTTGGTGGGATTCCAGTGCAAGTGTTGGATACAGCTGGGATTCGCCAAACAGAAGACCAGGTGGAGAAGATTGGGGTGGAGCGATCGTTGTGTAGTGCTCAAGCAGCTGATTTAGTGCTGCTGACTATCGATGCTTCAACTGATTGGACTGAGGCAGATCGGGAAATCTACGAACAGGTAAAACACCGCCCTGTGATTTTAGTCATTAACAAAATTGACTTAAGGGTGCCAGAGTGGGTGCAGTACCCAGCTGAGATTAGCTGTGTTGTCACCACAGCTGCTGCTCTTAACAAAGGCATTGAAGGTCTAGAGCAAGCCATCCTAGAGACGGTACAAGCTGGCAAAGTGCAGGCAGCTGATATGGATTTGGCGATTAACCAACGGCAAGCTGCTGCACTGACACGAGCAAAAACATCCCTAGAGCAGGTGCAAGTAACGATTGCCCAACAACTACCGCTTGATTTCTGGACGATTGACCTGCGAGGTGTGATTCAAGCACTGGCAGAAATTACCGGAGAGGAGGTGACGGAATCTGTTTTAGACCGGATTTTTAGTCGGTTCTGTATTGGGAAATAA
- a CDS encoding MBOAT family protein, whose translation MLFNSFEFICIFLPITLLIFFQIGKRGYYKIATAWLVATSLFFYSWWNPSYLGLLLFSLLFNYFVGSALNQRMTILSNKRLLLILGIAVNLALIGYFKYANFFISNVNAVLDTAFNLNTIILPLGISFFTFQQIAYLVDAYQGETKEYSFLNYCLFVTFFPQLIAGPIVHHKEVMFQFVNKSIYRFNTEDMAVGITIFLLGLSKKVLLADTIAVYATPVFAAAAEGAHLTFYEAWTGALAYSLQLYFDFSGYSDMAIGAARMFGIKLPLNFNSPYKAVSIIDFWRRWHITLSNFLRDYLYIPLGGNRKGQLRRYTNLMITMLLGGLWHGAGWTFVFWGGLHGTYLIINHQWNSFQRLLGHDLRNSQWWSRWLGIIVTFAAVVVSWVFFRAEDMETAIAMLTAMVGANGFSLSSSLPIDKKVVLLMLLCVWLLPNTQQWLGQHNPALDYQLGVENTSGWSKYLWKKLQWQPTIFTSLSVGLLGFMAILKMVSVTHSEFLYFNF comes from the coding sequence ATGCTATTTAACTCCTTTGAATTTATTTGTATATTTCTACCGATTACCCTCTTGATTTTTTTTCAGATTGGTAAACGGGGTTATTACAAAATTGCTACTGCTTGGTTAGTAGCTACTTCCTTATTTTTTTATAGTTGGTGGAATCCATCCTACTTGGGACTATTGCTATTCTCACTTCTGTTTAACTACTTTGTGGGATCTGCCCTTAACCAGCGAATGACAATACTCAGTAATAAAAGGCTACTACTGATTTTGGGTATTGCAGTAAATCTAGCTCTAATTGGTTATTTTAAATACGCCAACTTTTTCATTTCTAATGTAAATGCTGTGCTAGATACGGCTTTTAACTTAAATACAATTATTTTACCTTTGGGCATATCGTTTTTTACCTTTCAGCAAATTGCCTATTTGGTAGATGCTTATCAAGGGGAAACCAAAGAATATAGCTTTCTGAACTACTGCCTCTTCGTTACCTTTTTTCCACAACTCATTGCAGGACCGATTGTCCATCACAAAGAGGTGATGTTCCAGTTTGTCAACAAATCGATTTATCGATTTAACACTGAAGATATGGCAGTGGGTATAACTATTTTCTTGCTAGGGCTGTCTAAAAAAGTTTTATTGGCGGACACCATTGCTGTCTACGCTACCCCAGTGTTTGCTGCTGCTGCTGAGGGTGCACACCTCACCTTCTATGAAGCTTGGACTGGGGCGCTAGCTTACTCATTGCAGCTTTACTTCGATTTTTCAGGTTACTCTGACATGGCTATTGGTGCTGCCCGGATGTTTGGGATTAAGCTACCACTCAACTTTAACTCGCCTTACAAAGCAGTAAGCATAATCGACTTTTGGCGCCGGTGGCATATAACCCTCTCTAACTTCCTGCGGGATTATCTCTACATTCCTCTAGGTGGTAATCGTAAGGGGCAACTTCGGCGCTATACCAATCTAATGATTACCATGCTGCTGGGGGGTCTGTGGCACGGTGCAGGTTGGACTTTTGTCTTTTGGGGTGGCTTACATGGAACCTATTTAATTATCAACCATCAATGGAATTCTTTCCAGCGCTTACTAGGGCATGACCTGAGAAACAGTCAGTGGTGGAGCAGGTGGTTGGGTATCATCGTGACGTTCGCAGCAGTGGTAGTCAGTTGGGTTTTCTTTAGGGCAGAGGACATGGAGACTGCGATCGCAATGTTAACTGCAATGGTCGGTGCTAATGGCTTCTCACTATCATCATCATTGCCAATAGACAAGAAAGTGGTGCTCCTAATGCTTTTGTGCGTATGGTTGCTTCCTAACACCCAACAGTGGCTAGGACAGCATAATCCAGCACTTGATTATCAACTAGGAGTAGAAAATACTTCAGGTTGGAGCAAGTACTTATGGAAGAAGTTGCAATGGCAGCCCACTATTTTTACTAGCTTATCGGTTGGTCTACTTGGATTTATGGCAATTCTTAAAATGGTATCTGTTACCCATAGTGAGTTCTTGTACTTTAATTTTTAA
- a CDS encoding 2OG-Fe(II) oxygenase translates to MSLNSLFQVNPEYLKELAIKYREAYSQAKPFPHIIIDDFLPETILENILDEFPKVGSVDWQKFNNTAEKKLASKDELQMGEMTRLLLYQFNSSVFINFLENLTGINGIIPDPHFEGGGLHQIERGGYLKMHVDFNWHSRLRLDRRLNLILYLNKNWQEEYGGHLEFWDKDMTRCEKKILPIFNRCVVFNTTDFSYHGHPEPLTCPEGQTRKSLALYYYSNGRPAEETSNSHSTVFQTRPGEHLIQEKPSGVKAKSFVKKLVTPILIDARNYLKPTK, encoded by the coding sequence ATGAGTTTAAATTCTTTGTTTCAAGTTAATCCCGAGTACTTAAAAGAGCTTGCTATTAAATACCGGGAAGCTTACTCTCAAGCCAAACCATTTCCACATATTATAATTGATGATTTTTTACCGGAAACTATATTAGAAAATATTCTTGATGAGTTTCCGAAAGTAGGTTCAGTTGATTGGCAAAAGTTTAATAATACTGCTGAGAAGAAACTGGCATCTAAAGATGAATTGCAGATGGGGGAAATGACACGCCTTCTCCTGTACCAATTTAACTCTTCTGTTTTCATTAACTTCTTAGAGAACCTGACAGGTATTAATGGAATCATACCTGACCCTCACTTTGAGGGTGGTGGTCTTCATCAAATAGAAAGAGGCGGCTACTTGAAAATGCATGTTGATTTTAATTGGCATAGCAGGCTGCGCCTTGATCGACGGTTAAATCTTATACTATATCTCAACAAAAATTGGCAAGAAGAATATGGAGGTCATTTAGAATTTTGGGACAAAGATATGACCAGGTGTGAGAAAAAAATACTTCCAATCTTTAATCGATGTGTCGTCTTCAATACTACTGATTTCTCATATCATGGACATCCTGAGCCATTAACTTGTCCAGAGGGGCAAACACGGAAGTCATTGGCGCTTTACTACTATAGCAATGGACGACCAGCTGAAGAGACTTCTAACTCTCATTCAACTGTATTCCAAACTCGACCAGGAGAGCATTTAATACAAGAAAAACCATCAGGGGTTAAAGCCAAATCTTTTGTAAAGAAGCTAGTTACTCCTATTTTGATTGATGCACGGAACTACCTGAAACCTACAAAATAA
- a CDS encoding SagB/ThcOx family dehydrogenase → MPEQHGPFAQHYHERTKYDPETIATKGQGLDWNKQPVPFKEYKIGTSFDLKPYLEEPETFADDPAGTWWQRLSRLLFCSYGLTARVPTMMGPVYLRAAPSAGGLYPAEVYLISRGTPLLPAGLYNYQPQTHSLIQFWESEVWQSLQTACVWHPVLESTQLAIVTTAIFYRSAWRYQDRAYRRIFLDTGHLLGNIELAAALNNYRPHLIGGFVDEAVNQLLYLDPEQEGAIAVIPLADLLDVKQHLPLYQTALPSATQTEYPNIPDGDLLLYCHQTTQIESGTTARIRSFDSSDLPQVTQEKSLQDKYNFPFCLKVSSATSPIDWGVNLEGLENTILTRRSTRAYSGAELTLDELKALLDFTYQPQHYIDQGLDGKPDYFDLNLIETFIAVSEVAGLEEGCYYYAPKAQELRQIRFKNFRRELHYLCLGQELGRDAAAVLFHTADLKTAVAQYGDRVYRYLHMDAGHLGQRLNLAAIHLNLGVSGIGGFFDDQVNEVLGIPADEAVLYITTLGRPR, encoded by the coding sequence ATGCCAGAACAGCACGGACCATTTGCTCAGCATTACCACGAGCGGACTAAGTATGACCCTGAGACGATCGCTACCAAGGGTCAGGGGTTGGACTGGAATAAGCAACCAGTGCCTTTCAAGGAATACAAAATTGGCACTAGCTTTGACCTGAAGCCATATCTCGAAGAACCAGAGACATTTGCAGATGACCCAGCTGGAACCTGGTGGCAGCGGTTGTCGCGGCTGCTATTTTGCAGCTATGGTTTAACAGCTAGAGTGCCAACTATGATGGGACCAGTTTATCTTAGGGCTGCACCATCAGCCGGTGGCTTATATCCAGCTGAAGTATATTTGATTTCCCGTGGCACACCACTTCTACCAGCTGGGTTGTATAACTACCAGCCTCAAACCCATTCCTTAATTCAATTTTGGGAAAGTGAGGTTTGGCAGAGTTTACAAACGGCTTGTGTTTGGCACCCAGTTTTAGAAAGTACCCAGCTAGCGATCGTGACTACTGCGATTTTCTATCGCTCTGCTTGGCGTTATCAAGACCGAGCATATCGGCGGATTTTCTTAGATACAGGGCATCTGCTGGGTAATATTGAGTTGGCTGCCGCTTTGAATAATTACCGACCTCACTTAATTGGGGGGTTTGTGGATGAGGCGGTGAACCAGCTACTCTACCTTGACCCCGAACAGGAAGGAGCGATCGCTGTCATTCCCCTGGCAGATCTACTGGATGTAAAACAACACTTGCCACTCTATCAAACTGCTTTACCTTCTGCTACCCAAACCGAATATCCCAATATTCCAGATGGGGATTTACTCTTATACTGCCACCAGACGACACAGATTGAGTCAGGCACAACCGCCAGGATTCGTTCCTTCGACTCGTCAGATTTGCCACAGGTGACCCAAGAAAAATCTCTCCAAGATAAATATAATTTTCCTTTTTGTCTCAAGGTTTCCTCTGCCACCTCCCCTATTGATTGGGGAGTAAATCTGGAAGGATTAGAAAACACAATCCTCACACGGCGCTCAACTCGCGCTTACAGTGGTGCCGAGTTGACTTTAGATGAACTGAAAGCTTTATTAGATTTTACCTATCAGCCCCAGCACTACATTGACCAAGGTTTGGATGGCAAGCCAGACTATTTTGACTTGAATTTAATTGAGACATTTATCGCCGTGTCTGAGGTGGCTGGGTTGGAAGAAGGTTGCTACTACTACGCGCCGAAAGCCCAAGAACTACGACAAATTCGGTTTAAAAACTTCCGGCGAGAGTTGCACTACCTCTGTTTGGGACAAGAACTTGGTCGAGATGCAGCAGCAGTGCTGTTCCATACAGCAGATCTTAAAACAGCTGTGGCTCAGTATGGCGATCGCGTATATCGTTACCTACACATGGATGCTGGTCATTTAGGGCAAAGGCTGAATTTAGCTGCCATTCATCTCAATTTAGGCGTGAGCGGCATTGGTGGTTTCTTTGACGACCAAGTGAACGAAGTACTGGGTATTCCTGCTGATGAGGCAGTTTTGTACATTACCACACTTGGTCGTCCCAGATAG
- a CDS encoding glycosyltransferase: MNQIGLVAIGRNEGQRLHQCLLSVIGKVDRIVYVDSGSTDSSVELARSLGVDVVELDLSTPFTAARARNVGFSHLLSLSPQLKYVQFVDGDCEIVAGWLKRAQWELNTQPHVAVVCGRRRERYPNKSIYNRLCDLEWNTPIGEAKACGGDAMIRVKAFQQVGGFNPILIAGEEPELCVRLRQKGWKILRLDAEMTLHDAQMIHFSQWWKRTMRAGHAYAEGAWLHGHEPERHWVKESWSILFWGLLLPLLALGMAWSTHALSLLLLVGYPVLGCRIFVRARRQNIRYEHATIYALSCVIGKFAQVQGALGFLRSQLLQAKSTLIEYKT, encoded by the coding sequence ATGAATCAAATCGGATTGGTTGCTATCGGACGAAATGAAGGTCAACGTCTACACCAGTGCTTACTTTCGGTAATCGGTAAAGTAGACCGGATTGTATATGTAGATTCGGGTTCGACAGACAGCAGTGTTGAGTTGGCGCGATCGCTCGGGGTGGATGTGGTTGAACTCGATTTGTCTACACCCTTTACTGCTGCTCGAGCCAGAAATGTGGGTTTCAGCCATCTGCTGTCACTAAGTCCGCAACTCAAATATGTCCAGTTTGTGGATGGCGACTGCGAGATAGTCGCGGGATGGCTTAAGCGCGCTCAATGGGAACTTAATACTCAACCTCATGTTGCCGTAGTCTGTGGTCGTAGGCGTGAACGCTACCCCAATAAATCTATTTACAACCGCCTATGCGATCTGGAGTGGAACACACCAATTGGCGAAGCGAAAGCCTGTGGTGGCGATGCAATGATCCGCGTAAAAGCGTTCCAGCAAGTCGGTGGCTTCAATCCTATTCTAATTGCCGGTGAGGAACCGGAACTATGTGTACGGCTGCGCCAAAAAGGGTGGAAGATCCTGCGGTTGGATGCAGAAATGACACTGCATGACGCGCAAATGATCCATTTTAGCCAATGGTGGAAGCGGACTATGCGAGCGGGTCATGCCTATGCCGAAGGAGCCTGGTTGCACGGTCATGAACCGGAACGCCATTGGGTGAAGGAAAGCTGGAGCATCTTGTTTTGGGGGTTGCTCTTACCGCTGCTGGCATTAGGAATGGCATGGTCAACCCACGCCTTAAGTCTGCTGCTGTTAGTTGGATATCCTGTGCTAGGATGCCGGATTTTCGTCAGAGCGCGCCGCCAGAACATCCGCTATGAACACGCTACCATCTATGCCCTCTCGTGTGTAATAGGCAAGTTCGCCCAGGTGCAAGGAGCGCTAGGGTTTTTACGCAGCCAGCTATTGCAGGCTAAAAGTACACTCATCGAGTACAAGACCTGA